The following DNA comes from Nicotiana sylvestris chromosome 10, ASM39365v2, whole genome shotgun sequence.
TCGTCACTAGTTGAATTTTAATGAAAAAACTATGTATTTAGTTGCATATTGTATGCTTGTAATTATTATCTTGTTGAACATGGTAAACCCCAACCCCTAAACCCCAGGGTCATTGGAGACTTTTCACATTCGCACCTTTAGTGACTGATCCCCAAACTCATTGTCGGAGATGGAGACTCTTTTTCACTAGACTATCCTTCCCTTGTCATGCATTCTATAATGTGTTCAGCAAGACTGTACTTAAGTTCGCTTCTTTCCACTTTCAAGTACTATCACGCAAAAAAAATATCCGGATGAGAACGAATTAATGATTCAAATGATTTGGCATAAAACTTGTTTGGCACTCTTGGAGGCTCATTCAGTTTCAAATTATGGCTTGTTAAATTTCATTCAACTTCAAATTTTGGCTTGTTAAATTTTATATAGTAGGCTAGTTCTACGAATTAAAGTATCTCGTGCTTAGTTTAGATCCTTGGGCATGAAGttgttcctttttcttttagtcGTCTTGCTAGTTTATCATTCTTCCAATGTATCTTTATTTTGATTTGAAATTGATCTATATTTTTTACCCTTGAATGGGTCATCTTTCTTGCTTAGCCCACCATTTTCTCTGTTGCAGGGGGCACAGTTAAGAAAGCACATTGATGCCACATTAGGCAGCGGAAACTTGAGAGAAGCTGTAAGGCTTCCTCCAGGGGAAGATATTAATGAATGGCTAGCTGTCAACAGTATgttctttctctctttcctccTGTCTTCTCATACATAATGACGGACGTCCACTGGAACATTAGCATTACCTATACTTCTGCTGTTTGTGATAACTGGAACATGTGATTGCTGTACTCACTAGTTTAATTGAAGTGCAGAGTAAGAATCTCGCGACTTTTAATCTCCAAAATCTTGACTTCTGGAACCAGACTTCATTctgtccccccccccccttcttctTTTGGCTATTGGAAAGGAAAAGAACAGACACTTCAATCTTCCCCAAATTAATTGATCTTCTCTATTTCTTTGGGTTGTCCCAAAAACATATCCAATTTTTGGAAATTATATTCTTTTTCTCAATATATTATAATACCTTTTCAGTATATAAATCCGAAAGAGGTGACATGTAACTTACTTTCATACTGATAGAAGTTCACATTCGCCAAAACATTAAATGTGAGGACATCAAATCAAGTCAAAAGTCTGGTAGAATGTACTATATTCTCACATTGCGGATAGAATCTGCACAGCAGCTATAATGCCGCTTTACATGTGAATGCTGAGAATGGAATGCTGCATATATTACATCCTGTTTGCTTACTTGTTGCTGTAAGCTGATCAAATTTAATTAAATGGTGGTTGTTTACTTTTCAATATCCAGCTGTTGATTTCTTCAACCAGGTGAATCTTCTTTATGGCACCCTCACTGAGTTCTGTACGCCAGAAAACTGCCCTACAATGACTGCAGGCCCCAAGTATGTTTCATAAATAAGCTGCTTCCAGCTTACTTACATTATACACATTATTTGAGATGCAATTTAGTCTTTCCTTGGGGATAAAAGAGTCGCTGCAATTATCCCTGGTTAAGGGGAGTTGATTCTTTCATACTGTTTCGACGATGGGAAAAATATAATCAAGAAAAGACTCCCCTAACGAAGAATATTAAGAGTTCATGATATCAATTCATTAATTGCCATTTATTGAGTTTCTTCTTTATATTCCCTGAGCTTATCTCAAAGGATTAGAATTATATCGGTCTTTGTCTGCTTGGTATTTGCAGTTCCAGGAAATGTCTTGAATGTTACAATGGAGCAGAGTTTACCATGGAACTAATAAGAGGAATAAATAAGTGATTGTTTAATGTGTTTAGGTATGAGTATAGGTGGGCTGATGGTGTACAGATTAAGAAGCCTATTGAAGTTTCAGCCCCAAAATATGTTGAATATTTGATGGATTGGATTGAAACTCAATTGGATGATGAATCTATATTTCCCCAAAGGCTTGGTAAGTGCTTATTACAGCTTCCTGACTAGCATTTCCTGTCATTTTGGAGATGTAAACAATACTCCTCTATCCCAACTTATATGATCGACTTTTATTTTGGAACGTCTAAATTGCTTCGCACTCTTCACTGTTCTAAGAATTCTGCTTATGATCTCAAGCTTGaaatttcctatttctttttaaGATTTTGTTTGACATTGTATTATGTTCCCTAGAACTATTCTACAACTACTGCTAATATGCAAGTCATGTTAGCTTCTTATCTCCATAAAATGGAGGGAGGAAGCAATCTTGAGCGAACTGAAAACTTTCCTCTTGTGAGCCAAGAGGGTTGAAGGCCGAATGTGCAAGAGTAGGTGGCTTGGCGTGGGGTGGGGATTCCTAGCTAACTGATATCAATTGCTTTCTTAATTCAGACAATACTATGTTACCTTTCTCATTGTTGACAGGGCTATTTTTTTGTAGGTGCACCTTTTCCTCCGAACTTCAAGGATGTTGTCAAGACAATATTCAAACGCCTCTTTCGTGTATATGCACATATTTATCACTCTCATTTTCAGAAGATAGTGAGCCTTAAGGAGGAAGCCCATTTGAATACGTGTTTCAAGCATTTCATACTCTTCACCCATGTGAGTTATTAAATTGTAGAACTTGAAtacattttttttcttgtttgtgCATGTTACTAGTTTTCTTTCTTCCGACGCTTTAGACATGGTCATTGCATAGGTCTTCCTAATTTTAGTCATATTACCTTTTTTCCTCCAGTAGTTTCAGTTTCTCAAATATTCAGTTTCCAGAGTCTTAGCTCTCTTTTTCCCCCCTCTCTATTTTGGTCTTCTTTGAATGACACACACAGGCACATTCTCTCTGCTTACCTTCTATTTGAAGTTTCTGTAATCCGATGTCAACCTAATTTTGACTCAACTGAGATTTGAGATGTACTTCTTAGACATCTCATGGAATATCTGCTTTTTGTAAAAGGACTAAAATCTCAATCGGATAATGCATTTCTAAACTGAAGTTCCCATTCAGCAACTGAAAAGCAAAACCCTCTC
Coding sequences within:
- the LOC104237979 gene encoding MOB kinase activator-like 1A, which produces MSLFGLGRNQRTFRPKKSAPSGSKGAQLRKHIDATLGSGNLREAVRLPPGEDINEWLAVNTVDFFNQVNLLYGTLTEFCTPENCPTMTAGPKYEYRWADGVQIKKPIEVSAPKYVEYLMDWIETQLDDESIFPQRLGAPFPPNFKDVVKTIFKRLFRVYAHIYHSHFQKIVSLKEEAHLNTCFKHFILFTHEFGLIDKKELAPLQELIESIIVPY